The window ACTACTGTCCAAATACTTATGAAGCTTAAGTGACTTGTCATAAAAAAAAGCTATCATGGAGCATAGTACAATTTAAGATGAATTGgctaaagaaattataaaaatgaatatttctaaTCTTTTTTCTACATAATGGTAATTTTTTTGTGCAGTATGAGGCATGTTcaatttttatacatataaatatttttgttttttccaacacagaatttttttttaatgtatgtttattgatttcagagagaggaagggagagagagatagaaacatcaatgatgagagagaatcactgatcagctgcctcctgcatgccctctactggggatcgaatcgagcctgcaacccaggcatgtgcccttgactagaatcgaacctgggacccttcaatctgcaggccaatgctctatccactgagccaaaccagctagaaccagaatatatttttttaagtgcttaTTTGTCTAGGTATATTGGTTCTCTTTATCTATAATGCTTTCCATGTTTTAAAAACCACTCAAGTGGTAAGTGAAATAGTCAtgcactcagcctggcctgtgggatcggaccgaaactggctctccgacatcccccgagggggcctggattgtgagagggcacaggccaggccaagggaccccaccggtgcatgatcgggccggggaggggccgcgggagggctccagggcatgtccagcccatcttgctcagtcccgatcagccagaccccagcagcaagctaagctactggtcagagcatctgctccctggtggtcagtgtgcatcatagcgactggttgaacggtcagatacttagcatattaggcttttatatatatggatgctAAAGGAGGCAAAGCAAGAGCCCTTGCAGTTTCTTTTGCAGCCTTTGCTCCCTCTCCAGTGTAAGAGTTTTTAGAAATTTGAAGTGTATCCCCCCCATACATGTAGAAAtttgttttgtggggttttccCTAAATAACATCGTCATAACATACATCTTTTTTTgtaatttgtttcttttcactGAACATTATGACTTAAATTCTTTGCCTCTCAGATTATGTGGATATACCTTACTCTTTTACTGTTATCtgttattctttttctgtttttctgtttttgctttttttcttagtttttaaattttttttttgttttctttttattatctgGTATTATTAAATATGGATGTATTGTAACCATTCTTCCATTGATGGGCATTTAAGTTGGACCCAATCTGAACCATACATACAATAAATACCTCTGATACTCTACTGTGGACTtgtagaagaaaggaagggagtaaAGTTTTAAGTGAATATTGTGAAATTACTGTCCAAAATGCTGTAGCCATGCCacagtgtgattttttttgtaacctgctttacttatttttattagtcTTAGCTACTTCCTTGGTTATTATCATCCTTTTATGAGCTTtagatataagaaaaataaaactttcaataAAGACAAAGGACCCCAAGATCATGTGTAATTACAACAACAAATTAAGGAATACATACAAACAGACACaatcaaaataagtaaaaataatgacaaaaacataaatgtaGAGGGGTGAGTAAAAATTATAGTGATTTTAGAATGTGTTAGAACATAAACCACAATCAACTAAAATGGACTGCTATTAACATAGCTTGGTATACATGAAGCACATCATAATCACAAACCAAAAACCTGTAAGTGATATACAagcaataaagagaaaagaatccaaaCACTATATAGAAAGTCATTAACatagaagagaagagagaaaaagaataagaaaggaacagagaactacaaaaacaatcagaaaacaaatgGCAATACCTACATActtatgaaaaattattttaaatgtaaatggactgaaTGTGCCAATTAAGAGACATAGGgtggctgagtggataaaaaacaaacaagacctGTACATATGCTCTTATGTTTATAAGAGACCTGGCTCAGATTGAAAGACATACACAGGCtgaaagtaaatgaatgaaaaaaaaattttatactaatagaaattttaaaaaaaggtgaggTATTAATTCTTGTATCACactaaatagactttaaaacaaagattgTAATAAGAGACAAAAGGGGAATTTTCTTAATGATAaaaggatcaatccaacaagaggcaataacttttaaacatttatacacccaacataggagtacctaatatatgttaaatattgACAGAcctaaagggagagatcaacattaataaagtcatagtaggggactttaacacccatTGACTTCATGGGATAGTTCAGCCAGACCAAAAactaacaaggaaacagtggccaTGAAGTGACACATGAACCAGATGAACTTAACAGATATCTTTAGGACATTTCAGCCCCAAAcaaaagaatatacattcttttcaaatgcacatggaacattttttagGATAGAACACATCTTAGGTCACAAAACAAATctcaacaaatttaagaaaattgaaatcatgtCAAGCACCTTCTCTGATCACTATGGTATGAATTTAGAAATCAGGTGTgagaagaaactgaaaaacacacaaacatgtaGATAAATAACATGCTACTCAACAATGGGTCAGTTAACAacaagatcagagaagaaatcaaAGTCTACCTTCagacaatgaaaataaaacacaatgacCTGAAGTCCTAGTCAGAGCAGttagtcaagaaaaagaaataaaaggcattaggaaaggaagaagtaaaactgtcactatttgtagatgatataaaattacatagaaaaccctaaagactctaccaaaaaactgttagaactaataaagaaTTCAAGAAGTTGGAACacataaaatcaatatacaaaaatttatTGCATCTCTATACACTAAAAACAAACGATTAGGAAGATTaagaaacaattccatttacaaatgcttaaaaaaagaacaaaatacctaggaataaatgtatccaaggaggtgaaagacttgTATCTGATAGCTATAACACactgataaaagaaattgaagaagacacaaataaatctaaaattattgcATTGCATGCTCATGGATAGaaataattaatattgttaaaatgtccacactgcccaaagcaatttatagattcagtgcaatccctatgaaaataccaagggcatttttcacagaactagatcaaacaatactaaaatttatatgggactacaaaagaccttgaatagtcaaagcaatcttgagaaaaaataaCAACGTTGGAGGGAATCACACACACTACCtcatatcaaactatactataaggttATACTAATCAAAACAGCAAGgttctggcataaaaacagacacatagatcaaaggaacagaatagacagcccagaaataaacccactttTATATGGTCAGTTAATTTATGACAAGGGAGACAAGAATATGCAATGGTGAAAAGACAAAAAACTGGACtgatacatacaaaaaatgaaactagatcgcTTTCTTACACCACATGCAAGACTAAACTCAAAATGGAGTAAGAACTTAACTGTAAGACCTGAAGCCCAAATAACTCCTAGAAacataggagaaaacataggcagtgagCTCCTTGACATCCCTCCTGGCAATATTTTTTTGAATACATCTCCTAgcacaagggaaacaaaagaaaaaataaataaacaaatgagactacatcaaacaaaaaagcttctgcacagcaaaggaaacaacaaaatgaaaagacaactgaatgggagaagatattcaccagTGATACATTTGATTAGGAGttaatatctaatatatataaggaactcatacagcttaataccaaaaaaaaaaacccaaatcaaaacaaaaaagctaattaaaaatagacaaagagcttgaatagacatttctccaaagagaacatacagatggccaatagacatatgaaaacatgctcatcATCAGTAAacatgagggaaatgcaaattaaaaccacagtaagatatcacctcacatctgtcagaatggctctcatcaataaatccacaaacaagtgttggtgaagatgtggagaaaaaggaatccttgtgTGAATCGTGTCCCGCAGGGctaggggtgaacctgaggaggggcggtgaaaaattaaagaagacagacaagagaatacagttggggccaGATGGGACACTTTTCtgggatggagagacagtgccacagcctgcaagccaagtctttattttataatcagatCCCACGAGGCAAACAAGGGCACGGTCAAGATGCTTACAATGTTCTCTCGAGTTTCGAATCTACTTAATTACATGCACTTGAGAACTCtgtcaagctttgttttggcagcacttgctgcacctcccgcagcctacatccctcagccacctgggaccacagggtcaGACcctaaggtcaagcttacaaccatagcctttggctataattgtgctgggagggctttgcccgcCAAGCTCGGACCTgcatgtggctttgccacgaggggacagtgccctctcattagtccgaggcttgaacctgtgcaagcgctgtagccactctccacaccTGTGAACTGTTGGTGGGCTTctaaattggtgcagtcactatgggaCACAGTATGAAGGTtactgtttaaaaatttaaacgtAGAACTGCCATATGACCGAACAATTCtacttttatgtatttatctgaaggaattcagaacactaatttgaaaaaatatatgctcccctatgttcattacagcattatttacaatagccaagatatggaagccaTTCAAGTGTCCATctatagatgagtggataaagaagaggtggtacataGATACTAtgtaatattactcagccataaaaaaaaaaagaatgaagccttgccttttgagacaacatgaatggTGCTTAGAGgatataatgctaagtgaaataagtcagacagaaagacagataccatatgattgcacatatatgtggaatctaaaaaacagtaagtgaacaaacaaacagaaacaagcacatagatacagagaacaaagtgATGATCACCAGatgtgtgggggttggggggatgggtgaaatagttgaagggattaagaaatacaaattggcagttacaaaatagtcacagggatataaagtatagcatagggaacatagtaatattgtaataactatgtatgatgtcagatgggtagTAGACTTAtgggggaatcactttgtaagctatataaatgtctaaacaTTATAttggacacctgaaactaatataatattgaatggcaactgtaattgaaaaattaaaaacaacagagCAGTAAAATTGTTAAAGCATgaattatgtaaatattaaatgaaatgatatatCTAGATCATTTAATACAGTGTCTACAACATGCTAAGAATCGAATATTACGTAAAACAGTACTAATGATAATTCATCTGGtcctcacagtgaccctctgaGATAAGGCACTGCTGTCGCCTCGTTTACAGGGTAGGTTAAGGGGCTTAGGGAGACTAAGGGGCTTTTTTAAGGGTGCGCAGCTATTAAGTCATGGGACTTGTGTTCTAAGCTGTTGTGCCCCAGTGCTTCTTTTATGCCATATAGAAGGAGAAATGTGAAGtcctgaaatatataaaaacaatactGAAAAGTGGAATTAATTATTATCTgcaaactgttaaaaaaaaaagtttgggaaACCATTCCATAGCACACTGTCAACAAATTAGTTGTTCCAGGATATTTGTTTCCCATCAAATTGTCTACTTTTATTTGGCATAATGTAGGTGTTCATTAGTATTATCATTTCATAAACTATATTAACAAAATATAGTTTAAACTTTTTGGAGGAGTCGCTCATGCTCTAGAACAATCCATCCAAAATGGTAGCTACTAGACAAATGTAGCTATTTAAATTTCAGtctaattgccctaactggtttggctcagtggatagagtgtcggcctgcggactcaggggtcccaggttcgattctggtcaagggcatggaccttggttgcaggcacatacccagtggggagtgtacaggaggcagctgatcaatgtttctctctcattgatgtttctaactctctatccctctcccttcctctctgtaaagaatcaataaaatatattttttaaaaataaataaatttcagtcTAATTAATTACAGTGAAATACAGTTAAATATTCAGTTCCTTAGCAGAAgtagccatatttcaagtgcttgGGAGTCACCTGTGGCTTAGATTTGGAACATTTCTTAAGTTGTCCTGGGAGTGGTGGTGCAGAATTGCACATTTTCTCCACATTATATGGAACAATAGGCCCTGGTTCTGAAATGTAGAGGGAGCTGTGGCTCTTGCTGTGGGCAGGATGTCACTTAGCAAATGCAGTGGCTATTGGAGTGACACTGTCATTGCTGCATCTagtgtctttatatttatttcactGGTGCACAGCTACTCCCTTAAGGATCTAGCAACTTATGGTGTTTACTTGATATTCAGACCATTGTTATAGCCTGAATATCAAATGTAGGTGAAAATTGAGAAATTAGATTTCAGGTTAATTTCTCATTTACTTATTtctcatattatttatttattcctcaatatttttaaatttaaaaatatatatgttttattgatttcagagaggaagggagagggagagagagatagaaatatcaatgatgagagagaatcattgatcagctgcctcctgcctggggatcaagcccacaacctgagcatgtgccctttaccaaatcgaacctgagatccttcagtccacaggctgatgctccatccactgagccaaaccggctagggcacctcAGTATCTTTATTCCTTATGTTTATTTATTCCTAATATTACATATCATGAAATTATGTATGTTCTTTTTGTCACAATGAGGAAGTAGGCTGGTGGTGTTGCTTGTTTTGGTGGCCATGCAATTGTGTTGTTGTCTCTCCCAGTCTTTCAAAGAGTCCTGCCTCAAATTCTACCAAGCGGAGATGGAAGAGCTTGACTTCTTCAAAGCTGCAGAGGAGGCTAGAAAACATATCAACACCTGGGTAGCTAACAAGACAGAAGGTGAAAATACATTGTTATTCTATTTTAATGGTATTTTAATCGATCTTACTGTCAATTTCTTCACAAGAACATCAAATGtaaacaaatgtttttttctcaaaataaatgtaaacttttaaaatccATTTCTGAAATATTATCAATGTATgaaaggggttttttttgtttttgttttttttgttttttggaggttttttgctgctgttgttttaagGACCAGGATCCCTTTCCATAATTATATTTGGGGGACAATAAATTCCTTCATCTGTGTACTTGTCTACACAGGGAGATGGTCCTATCTGAGTTTTACCAAACCTCAGGACACTCATAGCTAACGGGTTCTTTAATTCTTTTCAGGTAAAATTGCAGAGTTGCTGCCTCCAAATTCAGTTAGTCAAAGTACTCCTCTGGTTCTTGTGAATGCCATCTACTTCAAAGGAAACTGGGACAGCCAGTTTAGCAAGCAGCAAACCCAGGAGAGACCATTTAAAGTCAGCAAGGTGACTATTTTGCAATAACAAAGGAGGCTCTTGGAACCTGTCCCTGTGTCCAGGGGGTGTGCTCTCATGTCTTGGGGGCATGCTCACTGGGCCTGGTTTGCCCACAGACCCACCAAGGGGCCCTGTGGCTCTAGCAGATGAGTGCAGGAAGATGGGAGCAGAGGGCATGGGGGACAAGCTCTTGTCACCATTGCAGGTTGTTTTAAGGACTTCAGTTTTCAGTCTCTGGGTGTGGAGGGGGAGCCACAGAAAGGTGGTCGGCCAAAGAGTGATATGGTCTGATTGATGATTTGAGTGCCAGATCCTTCTAGCCACTAGGTTAAAAAAATCACAAGGGGGAGGGGCCCCTAGGAAATCACTTTGAAGGTCATCCCAGTGAGCAGCACTAGGCTGGTAGCAGTGCAGGTAGAAAGAACAAGTTGGAtttgcattatattttaaaagtagaatcaAATGGTTAGCTAATGAGTCAGATGTGGGGTGTGAAAGACAGGAATCAAGGGTACTCCAGGGTTTTTGACAATGGAATGAATGGCATCTATATCAGCTGAGATGGGGAAAATTACAGATGGAACAGACTTGAAAGGGAATATGAAGAGCCTGGTGTGACATGGAACATTGGAAGTTCCTTTATGTCCAGATGCAGGTGTCAAGcagtcagtaaaatatattagttTGGAGTACAGGGGAGAGTTCCCAGTAGAAATATAAGTTTGGGAATCCTAGTTAAAGTCACAGGACTGAATGACATCACCAGGGGGAAAGCAGTGTAAGAACTGAACCCTGGGTACCCCAGTGTCGGGAGGTTGAGGCAATGAAATCAAGCCGGCAAAAGAGGGGGCTGATGTGGTCTTCTGGAGCCAAAAAAAGTATCTCCTGGGCAAGTGGCCAGCTCTGTTGATTTGTCCAACGTGTAAACTGGTTCTTGTTTCAGCTTAATGTTTATCCCTTTCCCTTATAGAATGAGCAGAAACCTGTGcaaatgatgtttaaaaaatCTACCTTTAATATGACCTATGTCGGAGAAATATTCACCAAAATTCTGGTGCTGCCGTACGTCGGCAAAGAGCTGAACATGATCATCATGCTTCCCGATGAACATGTTGACCTGGAAACGGTAAGAGTGCTGAGCCCTGATTGTGCTGGGAGGCAAGGGGATCACATTTGCTTCTCTGCGCAGCAGTTCTGAGCGTTGCCCAGGAAATGTTTGTAATGCTACGTAACTTCCCATCACTGCCATCTCCTACCATGCAGCATAGAGCAATCACAGCGCCGCCCAGGTTCCACTGGGCAGCACTGTTCTGATTATAAACTCTTCAATCCTCCTCTACTAGGTGGAAAAGCAGCTCACCTATGAGAAATTCATAGAATGGACCCGGCCAGATATGATGGATGAAGAAGAGGTGGAAGTGTTCCTCCCTAGATTCAAACTGGAGGAGAATTATGAAATGAAGGATGTCCTTTACTCTATGGGCATGACCGATGCCTTTGAGCAGGACAAGGCAGACTTCTCTGGAATGTCGTCAGGGAGAGACCTGTGTCTGTCCAAGGTCATTCACAAGTCCTTTGTGGAGGTCAACGAGGAAGGCACAGAGGCCGCGGCAGCCACTGCCGCCATCATGCTCCTTCGATGTGCGAGGATGACGCCCAGGTTCTGTGCTGACcacccctttcttttctttatccaGCACAGCAAAACCAACGCTATTCTGTTCTGTGGCCGATTCGCCTCCCCTTAGGAAAACGGTCGACAGTGCCTGTAGCCCTTCTCCTGTCTCCTGCTGACCCACTTTCCTCTGACACTTCACAGTGTGCCTGAACCCAACAATAAAGGGCCTGGTTTTGAAGTTCCCTGTTCAGAACTCCTTGTATATTTGTGTTCCACATCAATGTTTTCTAGGACCTGAAATTGCCATTCGGGAGGGTCTGTGGTCACACTGGCAGCGCAGTACTGGCTCCGAGACGTGTCCTCCCATCTTCACTTCGGGCCCAGTGCTGCGCTCACACTGGCCGAGCTGCTTTCCTCCAGGCACATGGGATCGGTGGCGCTCCCCTCCCTTCTGCACACACTGGCACGATCAGCTGAAAAAGAGACTGTGAGGAACTGTGGGAAGCAGGTCTCAGGCCCTCAGCAGGGAGAGTTCTATTCCAAAACGTGTGAGCCCCCGAACCAGCAcaggagctgggagagcagcTAATTGGAGCCCCTGAGAAACCAGTCCCGTTTCCCATACGTGTTTCTGCTCTTACCATAGCTTGCATTTGTGATCTGTGGTCACatacctgttaaaatacacagccATGCCTTTCCCTGAAATAGCTACCGTAAATTGCTACCAGGGGCCAGAGGTAGACAGGCCCATTCACAATGATGTAATTTAAGACAATTTCATGAGTATACACGTGACTGTATTTTACTGCAAGTATTAGGAAAGAGGCGGCTAAGGTTTCTGCAGCCACTTGTGCTACTTGCTGGAAATGTGATCCCTATGCTCAGTGATACAGAAACCAGTTGACCTGTGAGGTTCAGTGGGAGCAGTGCGCTATGTTTTGGGCACAGCCCCCGGGACGTCCCCACTGACCTACTTGCAGCCAGCAGGAGCCTGGTCTCCCTAGACCTGAACTGCTGTGAGGCGTATTTGCATTCTGTCGCTGGTGCACTTTCTCAGCCACTTCGCCTTGGGAGTGACTGGGACTGGGGAAACATTGATACTGTGTGTGGATGGGAAGAGGAAAGAGTTGTGAGGGGGGTGGCTGGTTTTGTCACCTGCCTCTACTCAGCATTAAGCGTATTTGTCGTGTGTAGTACAACAGTCCCTCAGCATGCAGGTCCCTCAGCATGCAGGTCCCTCAGCATGCAGGTCCCTCAGCATGCAGGTCCCTCAGCATGCAGGTCTCTGGCATCTGTCTTCCCTTTCCCTTGATGGGAGCTTCAGGCACATCAGGGGTAAGCTATGAAAATGAAAGCCAGCAGGTCTGTTACAGACCTGTATACAGGTAAGAACTTCgctgtgaaaaagaaaacatgtgcgTAGAATAAACAACACACGTTCTGCTCCAAGAGGCAATTTGGGTCTCATTGAGCTGTTTCACTTTAGCTGGCTGTTAACAGTGCCTTTGAAGAGTTATCACTTGATACATGATTTTATTAAAAGGCACAGTCACCTGAATACGCTTCCACGTCTTTGATGAGATTGCAGCAGAATACACACCCATATGTTGTGCCATGTTTCTACGAAACACAGTCCTCCCGGGTAATGCTGGGAGGAACTTGTCTCACCCATTCACAAATGTTTCCTGAGCACCTGCTTTGCATTCGTGGTTTTACTAGATGATTTTATTAAATCCCCAGCAATGAATAAACCCAGGAGGGATCTGAGGCCCTGGGCTAACCTCAACAAACTTCTGGAAGCTAGCAAAGGGGTAGGACCAGGGTCTATGGTCAGTACTGATGACTGAAtcttgccttccttctgagggTCTGTGCCTTAACCTGGGCATCTGTATGAGAGGCTGAGTGGAGACCACACCTCCCACCAGTAGGACAGTTGTCAGCAAAGCAGCGCAGGAGAGCAGGAAACATTCCTGTATTAATAGGACTCTCCTTTCTCTGCTGTTTCCCATCTGAAAGGTGGGTCTCGAGCTGGACCTGGAACAAAGCTCTGGGTGTGGATccagggcccagtgcagcagAGGCTCTTAGGAACTGAACCACAGGGCagtgccagagggagggaggtacTGTGATTCTAACCCCACTGATCCCATTACCATTCTCAGAGGAGGGGCACCAGGGTGGCAGAGACCGGTGGGCGCCTGGCACCTGGCTGTGTggaggcccagggcctgggaggaaggggccggggcaggggcttATGCTCTATGCACACCCTGATCTCATATGTTGGCTGGTGGGCTGCAGGGAGTCAGGGTATCAGGGCTTGCGCATGGGTGTCCATGCCAGGTGGGTGCAGGACCAGGAGCTGGACGCACCTCCAGAGGCCTCCCCAGCCTGAGCCCAGATGACCTCCCTTCCTAGTGGGGGTGTCACTGAATTTATAAAGGCTTGTTCCACAGTGGACAGGACCCAGGATCTGGCTGCTGGAAGCATGTTGAGCAGGGATCCACAATCTCATTGCCTCCCAGGCACTAGAAGAGCTGCAAGGCATCTAAACATTGATATGTTTAAAGGAGGTTCCAGTATTGGGGGTAGTTTTTGCTTAATTATTTTGATATACATAGTATGTTCAAATTTTTCTACAATGAACTGGTATTcttgaacaataaaaaaaatacttaaaaacgATAGGAAAGAAAAGCTTTCTGCTATATTTAAATATTGTGGGTGGggtctgttcttttctttttgaaatgtagTCACCATTGTCcctctggcgtggctcagtggttgagcatcagcttatgaactaggaggtcacagtttgattcccagttggggcacatgcccaagttgtgggcccaatgcccagtaggggggcatgtaggagatagctgattaatgattctctcaccatcgatgtttctatttttccctctcccactctgaaatcaataaaaatatttttaaaataaaatataatcaccGTGCTGTACATTATTTATCTTATActctaactggaagtttgtaccatTTGACCAGCTTCACCCATTTCACTCACAGACCCACTCCAAGCAATCTGTTCActgtatctatgaattttttgttaattttagatTACACATAAAAGTGACATCACATAGTATTGGCCTTTCTTGGTCTAAtataattcacttagcataatgccctcaagatctatccatgttactgcaaatggcaggatttccttttatatgactggataatattccattatatatatatcacatcccCTTTATCCATTCAACAacatgggcacttgggttgctcccatgtcttggctatatacatatatatatatatatatatatatatatatatatatatatatataatctaataaaagagaaacatgcaaattgcacttctgctacaccccaagccacgcccaccagccaataagagtgactgattatgcaaattaacccaagccagatggcggcggcagccacggagctggagcaagcaggaggcttggttgcctggtgatggaggaagccaagcttcctgcctgccctggccagctgtggcctctgctcaaggcaacaaagtgtcaattatcctatctaataaaagagaaacatggtaattagcgtaggaccactacccttcccattggctaatcagggcaatatgcaaattaactgccagccaagatggcagccggcagccaggcagctggaagctaacatgaggcttgcttgcttcagtgacggaggaaaccaacgttccccgcctgccttgctggcctctgagcctgcagtttgaaacattgtaacaaatatagaagctaaacaaaacctcagaaacctgctttcagtgagctgggatctcagagctggagttatacattgtttcaattatagaaccgaaaaaaac is drawn from Myotis daubentonii chromosome 3, mMyoDau2.1, whole genome shotgun sequence and contains these coding sequences:
- the LOC132230660 gene encoding serpin B6-like yields the protein MDTLSEANGTFAINLLKKLGEDKSKNVFFSPFSISSALAMVLMGAGGNTAAQMVQALYFSKSGGRSEDVHQGFQALLADVNRAGTQYLLRTANRLFGEKSFDFNLSFKESCLKFYQAEMEELDFFKAAEEARKHINTWVANKTEGKIAELLPPNSVSQSTPLVLVNAIYFKGNWDSQFSKQQTQERPFKVSKNEQKPVQMMFKKSTFNMTYVGEIFTKILVLPYVGKELNMIIMLPDEHVDLETVEKQLTYEKFIEWTRPDMMDEEEVEVFLPRFKLEENYEMKDVLYSMGMTDAFEQDKADFSGMSSGRDLCLSKVIHKSFVEVNEEGTEAAAATAAIMLLRCARMTPRFCADHPFLFFIQHSKTNAILFCGRFASP